The DNA window GTAGGGTGAGCTTACCATTGATGGAGCAGTTTCTTGCCCACACTACTTGTCCATCAGGAAGCACTGTCTGGTTTTGTGGGAATCGAAGATCAATGTTGAAGGTTGCCTTGGCTCCGGTCAGGGTAGGGGCATCATTTTTTACATCAAAAGTAACTTCTCCGCCTAAAAACAAACACCACAATGTACATCcacacattttaaatgtcaTGGGGCTGGGATTGGATTGGAAATTTTACAATGGTGAGTGACCCACCTGCCCAACAATCCCTGTATCTGGAGTCTCCATCTTTCCACACTGGATAGAGACGTGAATTCCATGAGCGGTAGCGTGTAAAACGTGTTTTAGGCTCTGAAAAAAAGATCTTTGTGAAAGGCTTGAAATACTCAATTGAAAGCAAAGAATGCATCTTCTTTGGAGTAACTCACCATCTTTTTATGATTGCATGTTTGCAGTGTTAATTTTTTTAGTTtaactgttttttttatatatataaaaacactTGCTTAAAAGGAGTTGTTTCAGAGAGGGAATAAAAGTGGTGGAACTTGAAGGTatttggaggtggtgggggttaGGGGGAAATGagcaaggtgggggttccaGGCAGTGGGAGTCACACGACCCCTGCAATCCTCCTCAATCCCTTTCATGTGACTCTCAGCTGAGCACCAGCAGTTGTAATCCCAActgggagaatgagagagctcAGACATTAGGGCGGCCTTATTTGCTTATTACAGGATTTatctgtgtatatgtttgtgtagttgtttgtgtctgtgttggatTGGTTCTTTTACGATTCATATACTATTTAATTTACCTCCTCTAAACCTGTAACTACTGAACGTAATGTTCATTTGCAGGTGTTAATTGGTGTTCTTTGTTAAACAATGTTAATATACACTTACTGTTCATAATAATTGACATGTTGTTTAAGTATATCCCTACAGATATTAGAAATCACAGTAATGTCACAGTGGCACCGTGATTCATTGTTGTTGCACCACACTTTATAATAAACCTGTAGCTCAAAGCAATCTGATTATGTTTTAAGCATTAAGCATAAAATTAAGATAACTAATCCaaataatttgtatttgtttctaTTGTGTCTTTGCTGGATCACTTAAATATTTGACAGTATCCATAAAAACAAGACATCTTGCATGAGACAGTGTTTGgtattttgatttaaaaaaaatgcttgACATTACTCCCCATGTAACTTCTTGTTACACTACCATTCTGTTTTAATGAAAACAATGTTCTAATTTGCACTACTAACTGCACAATTTtataatatatactgtatattgtgaTTGTAGTCTGCTATTATTTTAGATGAACCCCCCCCTGAAAGGGGAGTGGTAAATACAGTCCTCGGAATTCTATAAATAGTCAACAGTTGTTTGAATCCTTTTACTAAacttatatatttaaaacaatttTATACATTCATAAAAAAACATACTCACTTGCTGCATCTGCTGAGGAGAGAGCTAATACCAGCACCATCACTAAGGTCCTCATTGTGCGTGTTTGGGTGTGAGTCCTCTTTCTGAGCCTAGTTCTATACCCCCAATACTCAAAACCCAACACTGCTACGCAAGTGACATGGGAAAGGGCGTTTTATTCTCTTTAAAAGACTAATGGACCTTAAATTACCATAGGATTGCCTCTCATCACTGACATCACAGAGAGTTTGCTACTGGGAACCTCCCACCCAGGTCCACCGTGTGATCAGATGGACATCTCATCAGCTACAGTATGAGAACTGACAGTAGTACAACATTGATAGGGGAAAGGaattatttaatttaaacaATATTTAAAGTATATTAAATCTCTATATATATGACGTCATAGGAAATACATACCATAATGTTTTCTACTGATACTTTTTAGCCAGTAAAAATTATTTTAGTCTCAATGCATTACCAGaattttattaattaatttacCACAGTAATTACTTTATACTGGATCTAGTAATATGGAGGTATATTAACACATTATTATTGTTGATAGTGAATTATTGTTTGCTCTACCTAATTGTATTTTATGATAAATACACCTGCACACTTTGTAGATCTAGTAGGTTTTGCACATTGGATTTGTGAGAGTAATTAGCCTTTTCACTGCTAATTATCCATTTCAACAACAAATTCAGTCAAACTGTTTAGAAAAAGTCTGACAGAGAATGTATTGTTCATTACCTAATGGTTACTCCTATGAGAAGGAAACAGGGCTGGGCTGTCGTCATGCCTGGCTCGACATCCACCCTATCTGTGCATGGGGGGTCACAAGATGAGAGTGTGGGTGTACCAAATCAATAGCATCCTTTTATttgtcctcttcttctctgcaaCCCAAGGCTGCACTGAGTATACAGTATGCTTATGGCAATCCACACACTGGAATACACTCGTGTTTGCTCTTTAACACTGTGGGTACTCTTTGTCCCTCGTCTACATTCCACAGACTTGCAGGCAACGAGCGCGATTTCCATGTTGAACTAATGGGGTAGTATTAGAAAGTCCAAATGGTTCAGTACAATAGTCAGAATAAAGTATCATAACCTTATATTGGATGATCCTTTGAGTGAAAAAGCATATATTCTGTACATAAACACGACTTAAGAATGGCAAAAGATGCAACTAAGAAATCATAGAAATGCATTGTACAAGTAAAATTTCTATGAAATTGTAACATGAGCAGACGTTTTTGTTAATTATTATAGACACTCAAATGCAACACAGATTAGCAGCTAATTAAACCATACAACTATGACGCAGGAGGTGATCAAATGTTTCTGGAAAGAAGAATGAATGAAAGGAAAGCGATGAACATAAGCATCTTTCCCCTTAAGGTTCACGTAAATGAATGATGTTCATGCCTGACAAAGACACATGTTCTTTACTCAACATTCCTGCGTTGGTGAGATTGTTCAAGCTGCACTACATGTGACCCCCTCATGCACTAACAACAGTGCTGATGGCCAAATAAATCCTTCCCAAAGAGCACCTGATCCACAGTGCAAATGTGCCTCCATTGGGCACAAACACTGTAGTCTAAGCATGCTTGCCCAATGTCACCACACACTTCCATAAAATCATAAATTTCTCTTCTCATATGTGAAATAATGTGCACTACCTTGGCTTAGTTAATTATGTGTACATTGCTTAGTGCAGGATTTCTACTACATAATGTAATGCTGATAAAAACTACTGAAAATGTAACTGTGCATATTATGAAAATGAACAAGATGTGATCCCACAATTTAATGACCCCGCCATGCATGACAGTGGTGATCAGGTGATCACCCTGAATCAGGTGATATGTGAGATCAGACAGAGATCAAAGggcagagaggaaaaagagatcaATGGCAAGCAACCCAAGGAAATTCCAAGAATGTGATCTTCTCTGGCTTATGACAAAAACTCTTGAAAGAGCCTGAAGAGTGAACCATAAGCAAACATTTCATTCACAAGTTATAGTAGAAAGTCCAAGTGTCTGATAGTTTCAATGCAGTATTCAATAATCTAAATCGACAATGGTCCATCTAACTCAACGAGATGATTATAGGTAGACCATATTTCGGAGAAATCCATTTTGGTCATGAGCTGGATTGAATATTCCAAATAAATGAGGCACTTCACCTAAATCATAGCTCCACCCACAGTTTTACGTCAGTTTACGTACATATTTTGCCAGCGAAATTTAGTAAGGCCAATCATGTGGCCTCGACCAACCAGTAGGGGCGGCCCAATTTTGTTAAACATTTAAGGAAGTCAAAATGAGAAACCCAAGGACATACGTCTAAACTTTTCCTAAATATCGGGATGACCGCAACTCATAAAATATCGAGTGTAAACGTTTACTCAAGGAGTCTCCTCAACTGACGGGGTTATGGCTTTCAGGGGCATAAAACTCAGTGCACCGCGGTGCTGTATGGGTGTCGTAAACCTAGTGTGCTGTTGACAACGCGGGAATTGGCGGGTTTTGGTTACTTTTGTTTCGATAACTGGAGAACCACTGGACTGAGCATTTTTTGTGTGTCAATCTGGCTAGATTCTATAATGCGAATGTAGTCTGACTACAACCCCTAGATTCTCATAGATTCTGGCGGGACACGTTGGGAATTACGTAGCCACAAAGTTTTGACACAGCAAAGTAGGACCCTCCCAGTTTCActaactagctacagtagcatTAGAAACGTCTTCTTTGTTTTAAATATCGTGTTGTAGCTTGTAGGGACATTGTTGGTTAACTAGGAAAGCTGAACGTACAGTACGTCAACTATGGAGTCGTTTCAGAAAGTGGAGAAGATTGGCGAAGGGACGTACGGAGTGGTGTATAAGGCAAAGAACAAACTCACAGGAGAAACAGTTGCCCTCAAAAAAATCAGACTTGACACGTAAGTGGGGCCTGATGGCTAGCTAGTGTACTAGTAGTTAACTAAAGAGCTAACTGTCGTTTGCTAGCTGTTATCTAGTAGCCAACGTTCCTGGTGATGTCGGTAGAGCtagcctactgtactgtagctagcttgtGGAGTCAGTGGGTGAAGTTATTTACGACTAGCTAGTATCTTGCAAAGCTAATCCTTGATCCGTTACTGTAGCTACCACTGCAAACTAGCATCATCCCAGTTGTGATATCAGTTGACAATTGATTTATTATATCAATCATTATGATGTTTTGATATGGCCTGTTATCAATTGATTTTAACTCTGCGGGAGGACTATGTATAACTAACATCTGCAATGCCATGTATCTTCCATCCGCTGCGTACAGGGAGACTGAGGGTGTACCAAGCACTGCCATTCGTGAGATCTCTCTTCTGAAAGAACTTAGTCACCCAAACATAGTAAAGTATGTATTTGGAGCCCTGGTACAGTATTCCACGTAACAATATGTCTGACtatttttttgttctgtttccTAACATTTTATAATAAATATTTCAGGCTACGTGATGTCATCCATACTGAGAATAAGCTCTACTTGGTGTTTGAGTTTCTTAATCAGGACCTCAAAAAGTTCATGGACTCTTCCTCTGTAACTGGTATTGCTCTACCTCTTGTTAAGGTAGGCAACAAAATCCCTAATTCATATCCCAGAGTAGTCTCTTGTGTTGGTCAAAATACAGCAAAAAACATACCCATAAACACATGTTATCCCTATCAAGATTTTTGATATTTAATGGGGTTTCTGTGCAGAGTTATCTGTTCCAGTTGCTGCAGGGATTGGCCTTCTGCCACTCTCACAGGGTCCTTCACAGAGACTTGAAGCCCCAGAACCTCCTCATCAACGCCCAAGGCGAGATCAAGCTGGCTGACTTCGGTCTGGCGAGAGCTTTTGGAGTTCCTGTCCGTACTTACACCCATGAGGTGAGAATGGAAATTGTATTGGATTTTGAACACGAGAAATCTGAATGGTGTTACTTATAAAACAAATAACTGTACATTTTTCAGGTGGTGACTCTATGGTACAGAGCTCCAGAAATTCTCTTGGGTTGCAAGTACTATTCCACTGCTGTAGACATCTGGAGTTTGGGATGCATCTTTGCTGAAATGGTAGATCTGTATTTTTCAGTTCAATGTAGGACCTGTTAGTTGTTGCAACTATTGAGGCTGATCACTCCCTTTTCCTTAAGATTACCAGAAGGGCGTTGTTTCCAGGCGACTCAGAGATTGATCAATTGTTCCGGATCTTCCGCACCCTGGGCACACCAGATGAAGCTGTATGGCCAGGAGTCACCTCCATGCCCGACTACAAGCCCTCCTTCCCCAAGTGGGCCCGGCAAGAGCTGTCCAAAGTTGTCCCACCCCTGgatgaggatgggagagagttGCTTGGGGTGAGAACAGGATGATGACCAAGATGATGGcagctttattattattattattatcattacacGTTTTTTCAACTGGTTCTCTAAGTCAACTGTGTTCTGACCCGTGAtgttatattttgttttttcagCAAATGCTGAACTATGACCCAAACAAGAGGGTATCTGCCAAAAATGCACTTGTTCATCGGTTCTTTCGTGATGTCACCATGCCACTGCCACACCTGCGACTCTGAAAGACAGTAGAGAATAGGCACAATGTATCACCCAAAGTTTCTCCAACAGAGATTCATTTACCACAAGGACCTCACCAGCTATGCCATTATTAAAACTATCTTCGAAATCAGGTGGCTTAGATTTGCGTGCCTTTCCGCATATCTTTCCTGAAGTCTACACCAGCATTTTATACAGTCTTGAGTTGTTCCCTGTGGTGTACAGAGAATGGAGTAGAAGTCTCAAGGTTTATTTCAAGATTACATTTGTATTGAATATTTTTTGTGGCAAGCGTATGTTTGTTTATATGTTTGGGACGGTTGTTAATCTAAATATCTGTTGTAGTTGCTGTCTGTAGGAGAAGGTTTCATAATCGGTTAAAATGCTGCGATAGACTGTTGGATAGTGATTGTCAACTGAATGAGTGAGATgtaatatttattatttttatgcATGTTTTTGGAAACTTTCCTGTTTTGTTGACTCCAGATTTTAACCAGATCTTGTTTAACAAACTGGAATCAATTTTTATAAAAGTTCAATAATTATACATGTATagagtaaatgtatttgtattctCGTGTTATTAATGCATCATTCAATGTACATATTAAGTTCTGTTGTTAATATACATGTAAACAATTATTTTGTTCATATGTTGGATGATTGAAGGCCACATTTACAATAAACACGTTTGcatctttttttgttgtcgttTAATGCATTCGGCTAATGGTCAAGTTTTCGTGGTGCACGTTGCATGCCAATAAACATTAATAAAAGGAACTATACGGACCATGCTCCAGCTTTGATCGGGAAATTCTCTTGTGACAATAAAGGACATAAGCGCCAGACACATCGGTAGCCTATAGATGGCAGCACCATTTTAACATACTGGTTCAGCGTCAGTTTCATTAGTCAGTGCTTCCGTTTCGAATGCAAGATGGCTGAAGTTGTCGAACTCCAGAAATTGAAGGTTAGAATATTTTTCTCAATTTGCAAAGGTGTATTCAAAAAGCAGTGTAGTTGCCTTCGAGTATAAAAAAGTATCTTCTTATAGTGGTTTTGAAACCTCTCGAGTACCGAAAGCTAACCTAGATAGGCTAGGTCTTACCCAAAGAGATGCATGCTCAAACATGGTTAGCCTTCAAGCTATCTAACTAGCCTAAACGGTCCACAACTTGGAAATGTCAAATGTCGATCTACGACTATGGAGCTGAATTCCATAAACGTTTATTTACATTTGCCGAGTCAGTTTTTTCAGCTAGAGCAGGTTTGCAAACTCTGTAGATTTGGTAATTGACTAACTGGACAGATAGCCCTAGTCGTAACAGGCAGGACAGTTGACAGTTCAAGTGAAGTTCATATAAATGTATTGTTGTAGTCCTATTTACTTTAATTTTACTAACATTACACACGTTTGCTTTTGTGGGATCCATCGTGTTTATTAATCATGATTCATGAGACGAACACATCGTTTTGGTTTAGTTTGAGCAAGCCATTTTGTGGTCACGTGACATAACATTGCCTTGTTTCACTAAACCGAATGTTTCTTTACTAGGCAACTCTTTGCCATCTTATATGTTGTCCGCTTTTATTGAGATGTATGAATACAAGTGCAACTCATTCTACTCCAAGAGCGTATTACACGTTGAGCTGCTAATTTAATAGGGCTGGCCTTTCCTTACTCTGTTCTCTTTCAGTTGGCTGAGCTCAAACAAGAATGTGCTGTGAGGGGACTGGAAGTGAAAGGAAACAAAAGTGACTTGATTGCCCGGTTGCAAGCATACCTTGAAGAACATGGTATGTTTTCATTGGGCATAAGGTGTTGCTCTGTTGGTAAACTGTGTTTCATAATGTGTTTATTGGGACTGGTATAAACTGGCTGTTTTATCTGGTACCTTTTTAAAGTCAACATTGTAAACTGATCATTTGCATCTAATGTTGCAGATGAGGTGAACGAAGAGGAGGTTTTGGAAGAGTTTACAGAGGTAAGCATGTGACAAAAGTACCAGTATAAATCCATAAAATGGCTTGACATAGATATGGCAATATGTGCTTATTGTGTTTTTTGGTTTCTGTTTTTAGGATTCTTTTATTAAAGATGCCACAAGTCCTACCCCTATGGAAGACCAGGCAGCTGCACCGGCAAAGTCAGAAGCCTTTATGTGACCCCCACATTATATATTGAGTATTACTTGCACGCCATTTTCCATCATTGTATTACTACCGTAGTGGTATAACCTGTGCTTGTGAATTTTCTTCATAGCCTGCACTGAATAACTCTAACCAGTAGAGGGCAGAACAGGTTTACTGCTGGGTACTGTGtccaacatattttttttttacagggcTGAAAAGAAAGTTGTGAAAATTTCTCCCCCTGCTACAGTTGATGAGGTATGTGTTTTAAAGACGGGGATGAGTTCAACCTGTGCAATTGTTTATAATACCTTTATGTTCCCCTTTTTATTTTAATGGTGGCTTTAACTGGCTTACATCTGAGGGTGAAAAAGTAAGCAAATGACATAATATCAACATCTTGGACTCTGCAGAGGCTGCAGAAGCGGGCAGAGCGattcagcctgcctgccagtgCTGACAAGAAGGAAGCCCGTGCTGCCAGGTGAGCTTTTGTAAATGGCCCTGAACTTGATCAACCATTCCCCTTTATAGCTTTCATTAGAAAAGGAGAGCAGGCCCTTTTTTGACAAACACTCAATTTAGCAAATTATTACATATGAATAATCCCAAATCCGTCCATCGTTGGCAGGTTTGGGTTACCCACCACGACAACCAGCTCAACACAAGGTGTGGAGACTTTCACGAATCAGGATTCAACTGCCCTCTAACATGGGTGCTCTAATGTGGTTTTATGTTACTCACTCAAATGTTATATCTCCTCCTAAAGCTGCATCTGCAACCAGTAAACCACACGTGAGTACCTGGTGTTCATTTGATTTATAATGTTGGGTTTGTAACTGATCTCTTGATATGTTACCTCATAATGAGCAGAACTAGTTTTTCTCTGGCCAATACAGTATTCCATTTACGAGGAAATTGATTGTAACATTATGTATAAACTTTCCACCAAAATTCTTATGTAATGGTAAATATAGATGATGGGAGTGAGTTTCTAATCTTTCTATTCTGCTCACACTGTGGTGTCAGGTCAACGTTGAGGCCCTGAAGAAGCGGGCAGAACGCTTTGGCATGAACGTCTCTTCTGTTACCAAAAAGGTGAGTTGTTTCCAAGTTGAAGTGAATATGCAAAGGATACTGTTAAGACAGGTTTGGTTCTTGTTGGGCTTGAGCTCAAGCCAAGAAACCTGAAGGATTTTCTCTGTAGAAATGTCCCACATGCAGGCATTTTGGAAGGCTTTGAAGTACAGTACTTACATTTTTGTTCTGTTGAAACTGAATTCTGTTATTGTCCCACAAAGTAGTAAGAAGTTCATAGACATGCATAAACTGACACAGCGCTGTGCTCACATTAACAGTGTATGTACTACTCAGCCCCGTTCTGCACCCCTCACCTTCCCTTTTCCCCTAaagttttttctctttctcattttttgttttttaacacaACGGAAACGGCGGTCCATGGGGGGCAGATATAATAGCCTCTGGTTGGGGGGTAAATGGCGTTACGAGTTTGCAGCTAGTGAGGAGCAAATTCAATTATCACGGCAGGGACTTTTCACTGGAGGCCCTTTGTGTGTAGGCGGAAGTGCCCAGCACCAGGCTCCAGGGGAGATGGGCAACAATGCTGGTTGTGTAATGTCATCACAAGTCCACTACTCActtgtctctctcaatctttctttTAAAATTTGTTTTTCTTAGTTTATCCTTATCTTGCATCCTTGGCATGTGTGTTCCCTCTTTCCAAAGGAGGTGAAGATGATAATGAGTTGCCAAAGAATGCTTCATACAGTGTTCTAAGTTTTTGGTCATAATCCGTTAGGATGTTTCCTTATTCCTTTGAAGTTAAGACCTTTCTTTTCAGATAATAATAATTAGCATTGGCTTGTAAGCATTCTTCACTTTGAATTATTTGTGATTTTCtgtcctttttttgttttagtgGCATTTCCAAAATTTAATTTAGCCAGAAGTTAACATATTAAAATCATGGTATAATATTGCATGTATGGAAAACAACAGCCCAGTCAATCTGTCAATGTGCAAAAAGCATATAAGGAATCATCCGTTTTCAACCTTGATGTGATGTAATCAATGAACCTGACTTAACCCTTACTTaacccctccaacacatttgAATCTGctctttgtgttttgttttttgtgttaTCTTTCCCCGGGCTAAGCGGCTTGAGCTGTGAGGGGAGGGGCATACATCAGATTTTGGCCAATACCTCCTTGCCCCCTGCTCAAATCCACCGTTGTGGCGGATTGTCCTTGAGAGACTCTCTCTAGTCAGGGATAATGGCTgttgacaggagagagaaaagcgCTGGCAGCCATGGTAATTGTTACAGAGAAGGGGACTGTCACTCCGGCCACCCCCTTGTGAGAGAAAAGACCCCGGGAGAGATGAGCTTGCTCGTCCACCTCAGAGCTATTGTGCCGGGGTAGCTATGCAAGGCCAGGAAGAGCATGGCTAGAGAGGAGACCCGGCTTACAAGAGTAGGCTCTAGA is part of the Hypomesus transpacificus isolate Combined female chromosome 9, fHypTra1, whole genome shotgun sequence genome and encodes:
- the cdk2 gene encoding cyclin-dependent kinase 2; protein product: MESFQKVEKIGEGTYGVVYKAKNKLTGETVALKKIRLDTETEGVPSTAIREISLLKELSHPNIVKLRDVIHTENKLYLVFEFLNQDLKKFMDSSSVTGIALPLVKSYLFQLLQGLAFCHSHRVLHRDLKPQNLLINAQGEIKLADFGLARAFGVPVRTYTHEVVTLWYRAPEILLGCKYYSTAVDIWSLGCIFAEMITRRALFPGDSEIDQLFRIFRTLGTPDEAVWPGVTSMPDYKPSFPKWARQELSKVVPPLDEDGRELLGQMLNYDPNKRVSAKNALVHRFFRDVTMPLPHLRL
- the LOC124471618 gene encoding SAP domain-containing ribonucleoprotein, whose product is MAEVVELQKLKLAELKQECAVRGLEVKGNKSDLIARLQAYLEEHDEVNEEEVLEEFTEDSFIKDATSPTPMEDQAAAPAKAEKKVVKISPPATVDERLQKRAERFSLPASADKKEARAARFGLPTTTTSSTQAASATSKPHVNVEALKKRAERFGMNVSSVTKKVEEDEKLKKRKERFGILTSAASAGAEDSEAKKRKRAERFGNV